TACAACGTCCGGTTCGGGGACCCCGAGACGCAAGCCCTCATGGTCCGGTGGGAGGGTGATCTCGTCGACGATATGGAGGCGGTGATCGCGGGCCGTCTTTCGGGCCGCGTCATTCGCTGGCGCGAGGGATCATCCGTCTGCGTGGTCATGGCGGCGCGCGGTTACCCCGGGGATGTGACGACGGGAGACGAGATCCAAGGCCTCAGGGAGGCCGGAAGCGTTCCGGAAACCGTCGTCTTCCACGCCGGGACACGGGTCAGGGACGGCAAGGTGGTGACCTCCGGCGGGCGCGTTTTGGGAGTCACCGCCCTGGGCCGGGACCTGCGGCAGGCGCGCGAACGCGCTTATGACGCGTGCGAGAAGATCTATTGCAAGGGAATGCATTACCGGAGAGATATCGGATTGAAAGGAATGAAATCATGAAACCAATCGTCGGAATTTTGATGGGCAGCGATTCGGACGCTCCGATCATGACCGAGGCCTCGAGGGTCCTGAAGGACTTCGGGGTTCCTCACGAAATGGTGATCGCCTCGGCGCACCGCTCGCCCCGGCGCACCATGCTTTACGCGACCTCCGCCGAACGGAGGGGCCTCAAGGTCCTCATCTGCGGAGCGGGGCACGCGGCGCACCTGGCGGGCGTGGTCGCGGCGCACACGACGATCCCCGTCGTCGGCGTCCCCATCGATTCGTCGGCGTTGAAGGGGCTGGACTCCATCCTTTCCACGGTCCAGATGCCCGGCGGCGTTCCCGTCGCGACCATGGCCATCGGCAAGGGAGGCGCCTTCAACGCCGGGATGTTCGCCGTCGAGATTCTCGGAGTTTCGAGCGCGGGTCTGAGGAGGAAGCTCGCCGCTTACCGCAGGAAGCTGGCGAAGCAGGTTGCCGAGAAGGACCGGAAGATGAGGCGATCGGCCGCATGACGGAAGTTTTTCACATAGATCCCGAGAATCCCGATCCGGCGAAAATAGGGCAAGTGGTCGACATCCTCCGCAAAGGGGGGATCTGCGCGTACCCGACGGAGACCTTCTACGGGCTCGGCGCGGACGTGACGAGCGACGCCGCGATCAAGCGTCTCTTCGACGTCAAGCGGAGGGATTACGGAAATCCGGTCGCCGTCATCGTGAGCGACCGCGACATGCTTGCCACGATCGTTCAGGAAATTCCCGAGAAGGCGAAGATCCTCATGGACGTTTTCTGGCCCGGGCCGCTCACGATCCTCTTCCGCACGAACGACCGGATCTCCAAGAGGCTCACAACCAACACCGGGAAGATCGGCATCCGCGTCTCGTCCC
The genomic region above belongs to bacterium and contains:
- the purE gene encoding 5-(carboxyamino)imidazole ribonucleotide mutase, yielding MKPIVGILMGSDSDAPIMTEASRVLKDFGVPHEMVIASAHRSPRRTMLYATSAERRGLKVLICGAGHAAHLAGVVAAHTTIPVVGVPIDSSALKGLDSILSTVQMPGGVPVATMAIGKGGAFNAGMFAVEILGVSSAGLRRKLAAYRRKLAKQVAEKDRKMRRSAA
- a CDS encoding L-threonylcarbamoyladenylate synthase, with product MTEVFHIDPENPDPAKIGQVVDILRKGGICAYPTETFYGLGADVTSDAAIKRLFDVKRRDYGNPVAVIVSDRDMLATIVQEIPEKAKILMDVFWPGPLTILFRTNDRISKRLTTNTGKIGIRVSSHAVATALARELGRPLTTTSANLSGFPPSLNLRHLKSYFGGKIDAIIDSGALSPSGGSTVVDVTEDKLAIIREGMIKADVIFKYFEEDEIL